From Luteolibacter arcticus, one genomic window encodes:
- a CDS encoding DEAD/DEAH box helicase yields MLWPSGGEWDFESTCSCEIRSFCPHAAAMLEEAGKPKNLSRLLDGRPVRSSQVTLPGAIGNPVDPADLPHLEVTPTFHLDVVREATETKVIRLLLQALKFPDTGDWVVARPVAIYGEHRISLGGIPGPREHRLDTPQGPLVLRRDIAAEMNAILSLQQAGLASLAGHSQFRFLLGLAGKGKSSSAAEAGLWFPNPSHGALAEFWPWLRATGGPILEGSGWTVSFSDEVGHEIIDLDPENFVYQLEDDGTGWFHLSVGFDVAGKQLDLLPILAQLLERGAMETTLEFPADGHFLHHLEDGRALRLPAARIRRILKQFAALIDPRRFKGSKLKLHPLDAAAIATSDELGIQAPERLAELATKLTSFSGIEKMPQPGGIKAELREYQMAGFHWMQFLARHELHGILADDMGLGKTLQTITHILAEKESGRSQGKPTLVVAPTSVVPNWRAEANKFAPSLRILMLDGPQRKKYFRSIPYADLVLTSYALVQRDIDALKSHTFHLAVLDEAQYVKNPTSKVAQAACQLDARHRLCLSGTPVENHLGELWSLMKFLMPGFLGGQEEFNRRFRNPIEKDGDEDRRLALKTRVAPLILRRNKTEVAKELPPKTILIHPVELNTAQKDLYETVRATMDKRVRQSIAIKGLEGSRMVFLEALLKLRQICCEPKLLKFEGESKLEADSAGSAKLDYLAELLDTLIEEGRRILIFSQFTSMLELIEQLLQLRKTPYLKLTGESKNRGELVERFQGGSFPVFLISLKAGGTGLNLTAADTVIHYDPWWNPAAEAQATDRAYRIGQTQPVFVHKLICQGTVEERIHQLQAKKSQLADSLLSDAARAAAPDEGTLSALLAPLG; encoded by the coding sequence GTGCTGTGGCCGTCGGGTGGCGAGTGGGACTTCGAGAGCACCTGCTCCTGCGAGATCCGCAGCTTTTGCCCGCATGCCGCGGCGATGCTGGAGGAAGCGGGCAAGCCGAAGAACCTGTCGCGCCTGCTCGATGGCCGGCCGGTCCGCAGCAGCCAGGTCACGCTTCCCGGCGCGATCGGAAATCCCGTCGATCCGGCCGATCTTCCTCATCTGGAAGTCACCCCGACCTTCCACCTCGACGTGGTCCGTGAAGCGACCGAAACGAAGGTCATCCGGCTGCTGCTCCAGGCCCTCAAGTTTCCCGACACCGGTGACTGGGTGGTGGCCCGGCCGGTCGCCATATACGGCGAACATCGTATTTCACTCGGTGGCATCCCTGGCCCGCGCGAGCACCGGCTCGATACACCCCAAGGGCCGCTCGTTCTCCGTCGCGACATCGCCGCGGAGATGAATGCGATCCTGTCTCTCCAGCAGGCCGGCCTTGCCAGTCTCGCCGGGCATTCCCAGTTCCGCTTCCTCCTCGGCCTCGCGGGAAAGGGCAAGTCGTCTTCCGCAGCGGAAGCCGGCTTGTGGTTTCCGAATCCCAGCCACGGCGCGCTCGCTGAATTTTGGCCGTGGCTGCGCGCCACCGGCGGACCCATCCTCGAAGGCAGCGGCTGGACGGTGTCTTTCTCCGATGAGGTCGGCCATGAGATCATCGACCTGGATCCGGAGAACTTCGTCTATCAGCTTGAGGACGATGGCACCGGTTGGTTCCACCTTTCCGTCGGCTTCGACGTCGCGGGCAAGCAGCTCGACCTCCTGCCGATCCTCGCGCAGTTGTTAGAGCGCGGTGCGATGGAGACCACGCTGGAGTTTCCGGCCGATGGCCACTTTCTCCATCACTTGGAAGATGGCCGCGCGCTGCGTCTGCCCGCAGCGCGGATCCGCCGCATCCTCAAGCAATTCGCCGCATTGATCGACCCGCGGCGCTTCAAGGGCTCGAAGCTCAAGCTTCACCCGCTCGACGCCGCAGCCATCGCGACGTCGGATGAACTCGGCATCCAGGCTCCCGAACGTCTCGCCGAGCTCGCCACCAAGCTCACCAGCTTTTCCGGCATCGAGAAGATGCCCCAGCCCGGCGGCATCAAGGCCGAGCTGCGCGAGTACCAGATGGCGGGCTTCCACTGGATGCAGTTCCTCGCCCGCCACGAGCTGCACGGCATTCTGGCCGATGACATGGGCCTTGGCAAAACGCTGCAAACGATCACCCACATCCTCGCCGAGAAGGAGAGCGGCCGCTCGCAGGGCAAGCCCACGCTCGTCGTCGCGCCGACCAGCGTGGTGCCGAACTGGCGTGCCGAGGCGAACAAATTTGCGCCCTCGCTGCGCATCCTGATGCTCGATGGCCCACAGCGGAAAAAGTACTTCCGCTCCATCCCCTACGCCGACCTCGTCCTCACCTCCTATGCGCTCGTCCAACGCGACATCGACGCTCTGAAGAGCCACACCTTCCACCTCGCCGTGCTCGATGAGGCGCAGTATGTGAAGAACCCGACGTCCAAGGTCGCGCAAGCCGCCTGCCAGCTCGATGCCCGCCACCGGCTCTGCCTTTCCGGCACGCCGGTCGAGAACCACCTCGGCGAGCTGTGGAGCCTGATGAAGTTCCTCATGCCCGGCTTCCTCGGCGGCCAGGAGGAGTTCAACCGGCGCTTCCGCAACCCGATCGAGAAGGACGGCGACGAAGACCGCCGCCTCGCCCTCAAGACCCGTGTCGCGCCCCTCATCCTGCGCCGCAACAAGACCGAGGTCGCCAAGGAGCTCCCGCCGAAGACCATCCTCATCCACCCGGTCGAGCTGAATACCGCGCAGAAGGACCTCTACGAAACCGTCCGCGCCACCATGGACAAGCGCGTCCGGCAATCGATCGCCATCAAGGGTCTCGAAGGCTCGCGCATGGTCTTCCTCGAGGCCCTCCTCAAGCTCCGCCAGATCTGCTGCGAGCCGAAGCTGCTGAAGTTCGAAGGCGAATCGAAACTCGAGGCCGACTCCGCGGGCTCCGCCAAGCTCGACTACCTCGCGGAGTTGCTCGACACCCTCATCGAGGAAGGCCGCCGCATTCTCATCTTCTCGCAGTTCACCTCGATGCTCGAACTGATCGAGCAGCTCCTCCAACTACGAAAGACGCCGTACTTGAAGCTCACCGGCGAATCGAAGAACCGCGGCGAACTCGTCGAGCGCTTCCAGGGCGGCAGCTTCCCCGTCTTCCTGATCTCGCTCAAGGCCGGAGGCACCGGCCTCAACCTCACCGCCGCCGACACCGTGATCCACTACGACCCCTGGTGGAACCCCGCCGCCGAAGCCCAGGCCACCGACCGCGCCTACCGCATCGGCCAGACCCAACCGGTCTTCGTCCACAAGCTCATCTGCCAAGGCACCGTCGAGGAACGCATCCACCAGCTCCAGGCCAAGAAAAGCCAGCTCGCCGACAGCCTCCTCTCCGACGCCGCCCGCGCCGCCGCGCCGGACGAGGGAACGCTGTCGGCGCTGCTCGCGCCGCTGGGTTAA
- a CDS encoding aspartate kinase, protein MALIVQKYGGTSVGSIDRMRNVAARVKRTRDAGNQVVAVVSAMSGITDGLIKMAKEFSETPSEREMDVLLATGEQQSIALVSMALHEAGLDAVSVTGRQAGIFTKGSHTRGRIEDIDPSYMKRELDAGNTLVVAGFQGITPEGKIHTLGRGGSDLTAIAVAAALKADVCQILTDVDGVYTCDPRIVKNARKLPEISYDEMLEMASSGSKVMQSRSVEFAKKYGVVFEVRSSLNDNPGTLVLEEHPAMENVVIRGVSIERSQARVTITNIPDVPGMSGKILGALGEAEINLDMIVSNIASDGFARHSFTMHSNDLGKAQASLKAVLAEISSDAKIETEAGIAKLSAVGIGMRSHSGVAATMFKALGEAGINIGMISTSEIKIAVTVDETSIEDAARAVHDAFQLDKEPVK, encoded by the coding sequence ATGGCCCTTATCGTGCAAAAATACGGCGGCACCTCCGTCGGCTCCATCGACCGCATGCGCAACGTCGCCGCGCGGGTGAAACGCACCCGCGACGCCGGTAACCAAGTGGTTGCCGTGGTTTCCGCCATGTCCGGCATCACCGATGGCCTCATCAAAATGGCCAAGGAGTTCTCCGAAACTCCCTCGGAGCGTGAGATGGACGTGCTGCTGGCCACCGGCGAGCAACAGTCGATCGCGCTGGTCTCGATGGCCCTGCACGAAGCCGGCCTCGACGCCGTCTCGGTCACCGGCCGCCAAGCGGGCATCTTCACCAAGGGCTCCCACACCCGCGGCCGCATTGAGGACATCGACCCGTCCTACATGAAGCGCGAGCTGGACGCCGGCAACACGCTGGTGGTCGCCGGTTTCCAAGGCATCACGCCGGAGGGGAAGATCCACACCCTCGGCCGTGGTGGTTCCGACCTCACCGCGATCGCCGTCGCCGCTGCCTTGAAGGCCGACGTCTGCCAGATCCTCACCGATGTCGATGGCGTTTACACCTGCGACCCGCGGATCGTGAAGAATGCGCGCAAGCTGCCCGAGATTTCCTACGACGAGATGCTTGAGATGGCCTCGTCCGGCTCGAAGGTGATGCAGTCGCGTTCGGTCGAGTTCGCCAAGAAATACGGCGTCGTCTTCGAAGTCCGTTCCTCTCTCAATGACAACCCGGGCACGCTGGTGCTCGAAGAACATCCTGCCATGGAAAACGTCGTCATCCGCGGAGTCTCGATCGAGCGCTCCCAAGCCCGCGTCACCATCACCAATATCCCCGATGTCCCGGGCATGTCCGGCAAGATTCTCGGAGCGCTGGGCGAGGCGGAGATCAATCTCGACATGATCGTCTCGAACATCGCGAGCGATGGCTTCGCGCGGCACTCCTTCACCATGCACTCGAATGACCTCGGCAAGGCGCAGGCATCGCTGAAGGCGGTGCTGGCCGAGATCAGCTCGGATGCGAAGATTGAGACCGAGGCAGGCATCGCGAAGCTCTCCGCCGTGGGCATCGGCATGCGCTCCCACTCGGGCGTCGCGGCCACCATGTTCAAGGCGCTTGGCGAAGCCGGCATCAACATCGGCATGATCTCCACCTCCGAGATTAAGATCGCCGTGACAGTGGATGAGACCAGCATCGAAGACGCCGCCCGCGCGGTGCACGATGCCTTCCAGCTCGACAAGGAACCGGTGAAGTAA
- a CDS encoding LytTR family transcriptional regulator DNA-binding domain-containing protein produces MRAGVLSGEDWKAVAGWLLDEDLDAGVTRVLGLLGNRHGADRAWVVRYDAAFTFLWNTHEWVAPGILPQLAEVQGIPVEAILWIHEGLHREGRVIVPDVNAMPRRARGLQAELQRQGIRSLLSLPVFRDGKLAFQIGYDAVRETRVWPEAQVLEYEDAANLIARALWHRGSGNGTSFPSADRENRTIHLRSGGGSVAVPVSKIIWIEASGDYTIVHSKGRQRYTERRTVRDWEGLLPREEFLRIHRGAIVRAAAIQRLDRSGGKWRLTLAPDGPELPVGRAYHASVRLRLGF; encoded by the coding sequence ATGAGAGCCGGCGTGTTGAGCGGCGAGGATTGGAAGGCGGTGGCGGGTTGGCTTTTGGACGAGGACCTGGATGCGGGCGTGACCCGCGTCCTGGGCCTGCTTGGCAACCGTCACGGTGCGGACCGGGCCTGGGTGGTCCGCTACGATGCCGCCTTCACCTTCCTCTGGAACACCCACGAGTGGGTCGCACCGGGCATTCTTCCTCAGCTCGCGGAAGTGCAAGGCATCCCGGTCGAGGCAATACTGTGGATCCACGAAGGGCTGCACCGCGAAGGCCGGGTGATCGTCCCCGACGTGAATGCGATGCCGCGGCGCGCGCGCGGGCTACAGGCGGAGCTGCAACGGCAAGGTATCCGCTCGCTGCTCTCGCTGCCGGTGTTTCGCGATGGCAAGCTGGCCTTCCAGATCGGCTACGACGCAGTGCGGGAGACACGGGTCTGGCCTGAAGCGCAGGTCTTGGAGTATGAGGATGCCGCCAATCTGATCGCTCGCGCCCTCTGGCACCGCGGATCGGGCAACGGCACCTCATTTCCCTCGGCGGATCGGGAAAACCGCACGATCCACCTGCGTAGCGGCGGGGGTTCCGTGGCGGTACCCGTTTCCAAGATCATCTGGATCGAGGCCTCGGGAGACTACACCATCGTCCACTCGAAGGGCCGGCAACGCTATACCGAGCGGCGCACCGTGAGGGATTGGGAAGGCCTCCTGCCGCGGGAGGAATTCCTGCGCATCCACCGGGGGGCGATCGTGCGGGCGGCGGCGATCCAGCGGCTCGACCGGAGCGGCGGGAAATGGCGGCTGACCCTTGCGCCGGATGGGCCGGAGCTCCCAGTCGGCCGGGCCTATCACGCGTCGGTCCGGCTGCGGCTCGGATTCTGA
- a CDS encoding type II toxin-antitoxin system Phd/YefM family antitoxin, whose product MNVRQISISEFKAHCTEEIREVEKGDLVLELTRHGKTVAMVLPPSAAPSAPTLEDWVGSGRGTVTFAPGYDPAASAFDPGDWES is encoded by the coding sequence ATGAACGTCCGCCAGATCAGCATCAGCGAGTTCAAGGCGCACTGCACTGAGGAGATCCGCGAGGTGGAGAAGGGCGACCTCGTTCTGGAACTCACCCGGCACGGGAAAACCGTCGCCATGGTCCTGCCGCCGTCTGCCGCACCGTCCGCGCCCACGCTGGAGGACTGGGTGGGCAGCGGTAGGGGAACCGTCACGTTCGCCCCTGGCTACGACCCCGCAGCCTCGGCCTTCGATCCCGGGGACTGGGAAAGTTGA
- a CDS encoding carbohydrate porin gives MAKRISCLTGAMLISALPALSQDDATEALRKEIQAMRQEYEARIQKLESRIEELEEKPAPAAASPAPRRAAAEQPPTPQEQEAPAVANEAREWRRQADKQFEGDTETRDIARRPDAETALDARIEQVLEGYLDITGYFRAGYGRSDAGGPQRAFGIPGVAKYRLGNEAENYGELAFAKTFFPAGLLGPNSDTTHDPVARLNLRLAFYNPYDNYGSSADTDFSVPELWSSIANVIPGMPEAKFWAGSRFYRRHDIHINDFYFWDMSGGGAGIEDVPLGSGKFAFAWIGDGAESAIYSDIATSDPLNVAGFSKSNFDFRWYDWPFFGGKGELGFVYSMADSGVDSTGVQADDSDGFSVSLVRTREDFLDMESLHKTSLQVGTGPAKTFSTGFENFTGPAGTFIRPDPEESWRARATDQWVIKPFECFSIGSALVYQYTEFGDNAPYQHWASAGVRPIWHFNEHFSLALEPGVDWVSGTAGGHSGTLGKITLAPQVSLGDEFFSRPVLRAFVTYAMWANGLEGGVGGADYARDTEGWSWGVQMESWW, from the coding sequence ATGGCAAAACGCATTTCCTGCCTCACCGGAGCGATGCTCATCTCGGCGCTCCCGGCGCTTTCCCAAGATGATGCGACGGAAGCACTCCGGAAGGAAATCCAAGCGATGCGGCAGGAGTACGAGGCCCGCATTCAGAAGCTGGAATCGCGGATCGAGGAGCTGGAGGAAAAACCCGCACCGGCTGCCGCATCTCCCGCCCCACGCCGAGCTGCTGCCGAGCAACCCCCAACGCCGCAGGAACAGGAAGCCCCCGCCGTGGCCAACGAAGCCCGTGAATGGCGGCGGCAGGCTGACAAGCAATTCGAGGGAGACACCGAAACCCGCGACATCGCCCGCCGCCCGGATGCTGAGACGGCGCTCGACGCCCGGATCGAGCAGGTGCTGGAAGGCTATCTCGACATCACCGGCTACTTCCGCGCCGGCTATGGCCGTTCGGACGCGGGCGGCCCGCAGCGCGCCTTCGGCATTCCCGGCGTGGCGAAGTACCGGCTGGGCAACGAGGCCGAAAACTACGGGGAGCTCGCCTTTGCCAAGACCTTCTTCCCCGCCGGCCTGCTCGGGCCGAATAGCGACACCACCCACGATCCGGTGGCCCGCCTGAACCTGCGGCTCGCCTTCTACAATCCCTACGACAACTACGGCTCGTCCGCCGATACCGACTTCTCCGTGCCCGAGTTGTGGAGCTCGATCGCCAACGTCATCCCCGGCATGCCGGAGGCGAAGTTCTGGGCGGGCAGCCGCTTCTACCGGCGCCACGACATCCATATCAATGACTTCTACTTCTGGGACATGAGCGGCGGCGGCGCGGGCATCGAGGACGTGCCGCTCGGCTCCGGCAAGTTCGCCTTCGCTTGGATCGGCGATGGCGCGGAAAGCGCGATCTACAGCGACATCGCCACGTCCGATCCGCTTAATGTCGCCGGCTTCAGCAAGAGCAACTTCGACTTCCGCTGGTACGACTGGCCGTTCTTCGGGGGAAAGGGCGAGCTCGGCTTCGTCTATTCGATGGCGGATTCCGGCGTGGATTCGACCGGCGTCCAGGCAGACGACTCCGATGGTTTTTCGGTGAGCCTGGTCCGCACCCGCGAGGACTTCCTGGACATGGAAAGCCTGCACAAGACCTCGCTGCAGGTCGGCACGGGACCGGCCAAGACCTTCAGCACCGGCTTCGAGAATTTCACCGGTCCCGCCGGAACCTTCATCCGCCCGGATCCCGAGGAATCGTGGCGCGCGCGCGCGACCGACCAGTGGGTGATCAAGCCCTTCGAGTGCTTCTCGATCGGCAGCGCGCTGGTGTATCAATACACCGAATTCGGCGACAATGCCCCCTACCAGCACTGGGCCTCCGCCGGGGTGCGGCCGATCTGGCACTTCAACGAGCACTTCAGCCTCGCCCTCGAACCCGGCGTCGACTGGGTCTCCGGCACCGCCGGTGGCCACAGCGGCACGCTGGGCAAGATCACCCTGGCGCCGCAGGTTTCGCTCGGGGACGAGTTCTTCAGCCGCCCGGTGCTGCGCGCCTTCGTCACTTACGCGATGTGGGCGAATGGCCTGGAAGGGGGGGTCGGCGGTGCCGACTATGCCCGCGATACCGAGGGCTGGAGCTGGGGCGTGCAGATGGAATCCTGGTGGTGA
- a CDS encoding DUF4328 domain-containing protein has translation MENPYQPPASADESPVPPVAGLKNPRPLALVAVWLYGISLGAEVADHLWRSLAALPPALFPDGVPSASATNEGFGTVEYHSHDTYYVDAGFGPLDWLMTVPGLASYVVYLVWKYRAATNARILDPWAMTISPAMAVGSYFIPFVFFVVPYRAMVQIARATLGNALGVGLWWACHIGLLLFVIAIAIQAVMESPRERPSLLEHLYVVGAVITFMISTWLVMKITRAQAAQCVG, from the coding sequence GTGGAGAATCCTTACCAGCCTCCGGCTTCAGCCGACGAGTCGCCGGTACCGCCGGTCGCGGGATTGAAGAATCCGCGGCCGCTCGCGCTGGTGGCCGTGTGGCTTTACGGCATCTCGCTGGGGGCGGAAGTCGCCGATCACCTGTGGCGCTCGCTGGCCGCCTTGCCACCGGCACTTTTTCCGGACGGGGTTCCGTCAGCCTCCGCCACCAACGAAGGTTTCGGCACGGTGGAATACCACTCCCACGACACCTACTATGTCGACGCCGGGTTCGGGCCGCTCGATTGGCTGATGACCGTGCCGGGGCTCGCCTCCTACGTCGTTTACCTGGTGTGGAAATATCGGGCGGCGACGAATGCCCGGATTCTCGATCCTTGGGCCATGACGATTTCCCCGGCGATGGCGGTCGGGTCTTACTTCATTCCGTTCGTCTTCTTCGTGGTTCCCTACCGGGCGATGGTCCAGATCGCGCGGGCTACCTTGGGCAATGCCTTGGGCGTGGGACTGTGGTGGGCTTGCCATATCGGACTACTGCTTTTTGTCATCGCGATCGCCATCCAGGCAGTCATGGAAAGTCCGCGCGAGCGACCGAGCCTGCTTGAGCACCTTTACGTGGTGGGTGCCGTGATCACCTTTATGATCTCCACCTGGCTGGTGATGAAGATCACGCGCGCCCAAGCGGCGCAGTGCGTGGGCTAA
- a CDS encoding iron chaperone, which translates to MSKEPAAATIDAYLAGRSPEIREILETVRGIVKEEVPEATETIGYQMPAFKVERIFFYFAAFKKHLGIYPPVNGDEALQRELAPYLGPKNNLKFPFDQPIPYELIRRVAKTLAEQYARR; encoded by the coding sequence ATGAGCAAAGAACCGGCCGCCGCAACGATCGATGCGTATCTTGCGGGGCGATCGCCCGAGATTCGTGAGATTCTCGAAACGGTCCGCGGGATCGTTAAAGAAGAGGTCCCCGAAGCGACCGAAACCATCGGCTACCAGATGCCCGCCTTCAAGGTGGAGCGTATCTTCTTCTATTTCGCGGCCTTCAAGAAGCACCTCGGCATCTACCCGCCGGTGAATGGCGATGAGGCCCTGCAACGGGAACTCGCGCCCTACCTCGGGCCGAAAAACAACCTGAAGTTTCCCTTCGACCAGCCGATTCCCTACGAGCTTATCCGGCGGGTGGCCAAGACCCTAGCGGAGCAATACGCCAGGCGGTGA
- a CDS encoding Gfo/Idh/MocA family protein: MSSSLSIAVLGCGSRGRTYAKIAASFGERYRLTAAADPVAVRREAVAALAPEGAVKTFGSAEALFTGGKQADVLIIATQDSQHFGHAMAALEAGYDVLLEKPAAESLERCEAIDRRARELGRRVALCFVLRYTPFYSTVKREIESGRLGRVISVRTHEGVEPFHQAHSFVRGHWRSSRGSTPMIVAKCSHDADLLCWLGDSPAASLSSYGDRTWFREENAPAGAPARCTDGCPVAKDCLYDSHRYLTDKRRWLGMVMDGADGADDETILDFLRTSPWGRCAYRCDNDVVDHQVLACVMENGITMTHTMTAFDFGRAIEIYGTKASLKGGLPYHEAGSPELWLRHHDDGRIEPVEIVKNADEGYAGHGGGDYGIVDSLDRLFQGPQALPPGLDGLAGHRLAFLAEASRVQRGAPMPAR, encoded by the coding sequence GTGTCCTCTTCCCTGTCCATCGCCGTACTCGGCTGCGGTTCGCGCGGCCGGACCTATGCAAAGATTGCCGCGTCATTCGGTGAGCGCTACCGCCTCACGGCCGCTGCTGATCCGGTGGCGGTGCGGCGCGAGGCCGTGGCGGCGCTGGCACCGGAAGGGGCGGTGAAGACGTTCGGCTCGGCGGAAGCACTTTTCACCGGCGGCAAGCAGGCGGACGTGCTGATCATCGCCACCCAGGATTCGCAGCACTTCGGCCACGCGATGGCGGCGCTGGAGGCGGGCTACGATGTGTTGTTAGAGAAACCTGCGGCGGAGTCGCTGGAACGCTGCGAGGCGATCGATCGCCGCGCCCGCGAGTTGGGGCGGCGGGTGGCATTGTGCTTCGTGCTGCGCTACACGCCCTTTTACTCCACGGTGAAGCGGGAGATCGAGAGTGGTCGTCTTGGCCGGGTGATCTCGGTGCGCACCCATGAGGGCGTGGAGCCGTTCCATCAGGCGCATTCGTTCGTCCGAGGCCATTGGCGCAGCTCGCGGGGCTCGACGCCGATGATCGTGGCGAAGTGCTCCCATGATGCGGACCTCCTCTGCTGGCTCGGCGATTCGCCCGCGGCATCGCTTTCCTCCTATGGGGATCGTACTTGGTTCCGCGAGGAGAATGCGCCGGCCGGAGCACCGGCACGCTGCACCGACGGCTGCCCGGTGGCGAAAGACTGCCTCTACGACAGCCACCGCTACCTCACCGACAAGCGCCGCTGGCTCGGCATGGTCATGGATGGCGCGGATGGGGCCGATGATGAGACGATCCTCGACTTCCTGCGCACCTCGCCCTGGGGCCGCTGCGCCTACCGCTGCGACAACGACGTCGTGGACCACCAGGTGCTCGCCTGCGTGATGGAGAATGGCATCACCATGACCCACACGATGACCGCCTTCGACTTCGGTCGCGCGATCGAGATCTACGGCACGAAGGCGTCGCTGAAAGGCGGCCTCCCGTACCACGAAGCGGGATCGCCAGAGCTGTGGCTGCGGCATCACGACGATGGGCGGATCGAGCCTGTGGAAATCGTGAAGAACGCCGACGAAGGCTATGCCGGCCATGGCGGCGGCGACTACGGCATCGTCGATTCGCTCGACCGCCTGTTCCAAGGTCCGCAGGCACTGCCGCCTGGGCTGGATGGCTTGGCGGGCCACCGGCTCGCCTTTCTCGCGGAGGCTTCCCGCGTGCAGCGGGGCGCGCCGATGCCGGCGAGGTGA
- the rsgA gene encoding ribosome small subunit-dependent GTPase A: MTLAELGWDEKFDAAFAPYRAKGWVPARLIRETTINYSAFVAEDAEDVEEIDCVLSGKVWHDAVSDADLPAVGDWVAVELGGENEDHVIRAHLPRRSCFSRKMPGKTVEEQVIGANVDVVAVVTDSGADHNPRRMERYFALIGRSGAKAVVLVNKSDLFPAEHNEACAAELRALCPEADVHVTSALNGEGLEVLQSYLKDGITMCVVGSSGVGKSTMVNQLYGEEWQWTSEVNEVTGKGRHTTTSRELVPLPDGGMLIDNPGMREIQMWTDEKTLRDSFADVEAMAQECRFADCKHGNDKGCAIRAAVEAGTVDLQRLESFLRLDDEIEKLRHQIKKRQMTVERWAKRSHRVKARNLEDRIQLENDERGEWRG; this comes from the coding sequence ATGACGCTCGCCGAGCTCGGATGGGATGAAAAATTCGACGCCGCCTTCGCCCCCTACCGGGCGAAGGGGTGGGTACCCGCGCGCTTGATTCGCGAGACGACCATCAACTACTCCGCCTTCGTCGCCGAGGATGCGGAAGACGTGGAGGAGATCGATTGCGTGCTCTCCGGCAAGGTCTGGCATGACGCCGTCTCCGATGCCGACCTGCCCGCGGTGGGCGATTGGGTCGCCGTCGAGCTGGGTGGGGAGAACGAGGACCACGTGATCCGCGCCCACCTGCCGCGCCGCTCGTGCTTCTCCCGCAAGATGCCCGGGAAGACCGTCGAGGAACAGGTCATCGGCGCGAATGTCGATGTCGTCGCCGTGGTCACCGACTCCGGTGCCGACCACAATCCGCGGCGGATGGAGCGCTACTTCGCGCTGATCGGCCGCAGCGGTGCGAAGGCGGTAGTGCTGGTGAACAAGTCCGACCTTTTCCCCGCCGAACACAACGAAGCCTGCGCCGCCGAGCTGCGAGCGCTGTGCCCGGAGGCCGACGTGCACGTCACCAGCGCGCTGAATGGCGAGGGGCTCGAAGTCCTCCAGTCCTATCTCAAGGACGGAATTACGATGTGCGTCGTAGGTTCGTCCGGCGTCGGTAAATCGACGATGGTCAACCAGCTCTATGGCGAGGAGTGGCAGTGGACCAGCGAGGTCAACGAAGTGACCGGCAAGGGCCGCCACACCACCACCTCGCGCGAACTCGTCCCGCTGCCCGACGGCGGCATGCTGATCGACAATCCCGGCATGCGGGAGATCCAGATGTGGACGGATGAGAAGACGCTCCGCGACAGCTTCGCCGACGTCGAGGCAATGGCGCAGGAGTGCCGCTTCGCCGACTGCAAGCACGGCAACGACAAGGGCTGCGCGATCCGCGCCGCGGTCGAAGCCGGCACGGTCGATCTCCAACGCCTCGAAAGCTTTCTCCGCCTCGACGATGAGATCGAAAAGCTGCGCCACCAGATCAAGAAACGCCAGATGACCGTGGAGCGCTGGGCCAAACGCAGCCACCGCGTGAAGGCCCGCAATCTGGAAGACCGCATCCAGCTCGAGAATGACGAGCGCGGCGAGTGGCGGGGGTGA